The proteins below come from a single Gossypium raimondii isolate GPD5lz chromosome 2, ASM2569854v1, whole genome shotgun sequence genomic window:
- the LOC105788613 gene encoding 21 kDa protein, producing the protein MASAFSYNSFGFLLILVAFSSLINISSAGRQIAPKTSIEFIRTSCSSTTYPKLCYESLLTQASMIQTSPQLIAHAALNVTLSTAKSTSALMVKLAKSQGLKPTEVGAMQDCVEELEDTIDELRKSISEMGQLKGSNFGLMINDIQTWVSAALTDENTCADGFGGKNMNGSVKTAVRSKIVTIAHLTSNALALVNSYASFHG; encoded by the coding sequence ATGGCAAGCGCATTCTCTTATAATTCTTTTGGATTCCTTCTCATTCTTGTCGCCTTTAGTTCATTGATAAATATAAGTTCAGCTGGTAGGCAAATTGCCCCTAAAACTAGCATTGAGTTTATCAGAACATCTTGTAGTTCAACGACTTACCCTAAACTTTGTTACGAATCTCTCTTAACACAGGCTAGCATGATCCAAACAAGCCCCCAACTCATCGCCCATGCCGCCCTAAACGTGACCCTTTCAACCGCCAAGTCAACCTCGGCCTTGATGGTGAAGCTTGCCAAAAGCCAAGGATTGAAGCCTACAGAGGTGGGCGCCATGCAAGATTGCGTGGAGGAATTGGAGGACACGATAGATGAGCTGAGAAAGTCAATCAGCGAGATGGGTCAGCTTAAAGGCTCCAATTTTGGACTAATGATTAACGATATACAGACATGGGTTAGCGCTGCTTTGACGGATGAGAACACCTGCGCCGACGGGTTTGGAGGGAAAAACATGAACGGCAGTGTAAAGACTGCTGTGAGATCCAAGATTGTCACAATCGCTCATTTGACAAGTAATGCCTTGGCTTTGGTCAACAGCTATGCTTCATTTCATGGTTAG